From one Gimesia sp. genomic stretch:
- a CDS encoding DUF4159 domain-containing protein — MNKTLISLAATGIILIVATICIGQYRSRIPMDRNGVPEWKVDPEFQHDVFTFVRIRYNSHRGWRRWATDYPDSDLNFSYRLQQLTSLKVDPEGRILELTDEELFHYPFIYLIEPGSLEFTEEEVTALRRYLTNGGFMMVDDFWGEAEWDNFAWEMKRVFPDRELVDIPLEHPIFHCVYDLKEKPQVPSIGVAQWGRSEGITWEREDAREVHYRGLFDDSGRLMAVVCHNTDLGDGWEREGEDKWYFREFSEKKAYPLGINIVFYAMTH, encoded by the coding sequence ATGAACAAAACCCTGATTTCACTGGCAGCCACAGGCATTATACTGATCGTCGCCACGATCTGTATTGGACAGTACCGCTCCCGCATCCCCATGGACCGGAATGGTGTTCCGGAATGGAAAGTTGATCCCGAGTTCCAGCATGACGTCTTCACGTTCGTCCGCATCCGCTACAACTCACACCGGGGCTGGCGCCGCTGGGCTACCGATTATCCAGACAGTGATCTGAACTTCTCCTACCGTCTACAGCAATTAACTTCGCTGAAAGTCGATCCTGAAGGTCGAATCCTCGAACTGACTGATGAGGAGCTTTTCCATTACCCGTTTATTTATCTGATTGAGCCCGGCTCCCTTGAATTTACGGAAGAAGAAGTCACCGCCCTGCGACGTTACCTGACCAACGGTGGCTTCATGATGGTGGACGATTTCTGGGGAGAAGCCGAGTGGGATAATTTTGCCTGGGAAATGAAACGTGTTTTTCCGGACCGCGAACTGGTCGACATCCCTCTTGAACATCCCATTTTCCATTGTGTGTATGACCTCAAAGAAAAACCACAGGTCCCCAGTATCGGCGTCGCCCAGTGGGGACGCTCTGAAGGAATTACCTGGGAACGGGAAGATGCCCGGGAAGTGCATTATCGCGGCCTGTTCGACGATAGCGGCCGATTGATGGCGGTTGTCTGTCACAATACCGATCTGGGTGATGGCTGGGAACGGGAAGGGGAGGACAAATGGTACTTCCGTGAGTTCTCGGAAAAGAAAGCTTATCCCCTGGGGATTAACATTGTGTTTTATGCCATGACCCACTGA